One window from the genome of Streptococcus salivarius encodes:
- a CDS encoding CPBP family intramembrane glutamic endopeptidase has protein sequence MTEIDKKNLKNYLYFTFGITYIAWGLLAIFTQSHILGLETFIGRILHIVGALGPAIASGSYLKSNNIKFKHFVFHKRENSSIYFIIHMLAILILFSVSSLELNGVSLYLMPLFFIQLIFFGGGHEELGWRGILQPLLDKKYTYWQSNLIVGSIWGIWHLPLWFIVGESHQGFPFILFFIYTLFLSFVLGLLYRQTKSVGYCILFHAFANLLNLYFVLKINVIFIIIFIGYLIYTILASNRISKEKQVETL, from the coding sequence ATGACAGAAATTGATAAAAAGAATTTAAAAAATTATCTTTATTTTACATTTGGAATTACTTATATAGCTTGGGGACTTCTTGCCATATTTACACAATCTCATATTTTGGGATTAGAGACTTTTATAGGGAGAATATTACATATAGTTGGTGCTCTTGGACCAGCTATTGCAAGTGGGTCTTATTTGAAAAGTAATAATATAAAATTTAAACATTTTGTATTTCATAAGAGAGAAAATAGTAGTATTTATTTCATTATTCATATGTTAGCAATTTTGATCCTATTTTCTGTATCTTCCTTAGAATTAAACGGAGTATCACTTTATCTGATGCCACTATTCTTTATTCAATTAATTTTTTTTGGTGGTGGACATGAAGAATTAGGATGGAGAGGTATATTACAACCGTTACTTGATAAAAAATATACGTATTGGCAATCTAATTTGATTGTAGGATCAATTTGGGGAATTTGGCATCTGCCTTTATGGTTTATAGTGGGAGAAAGTCATCAAGGATTTCCTTTTATTTTATTTTTTATATATACATTATTTTTAAGTTTTGTTTTAGGGCTTCTTTATCGTCAAACCAAATCTGTGGGGTACTGTATATTATTTCATGCGTTCGCAAATTTGTTAAATCTCTATTTTGTGTTAAAAATAAATGTTATTTTTATTATCATTTTTATTGGTTATTTAATTTATACTATATTGGCGAGTAATAGAATTAGTAAGGAAAAGCAGGTAGAAACATTGTAA
- a CDS encoding GNAT family N-acetyltransferase has translation MILETERLILRPWEERDAHDLFQYASNPEVGPIAGWPVHTSVENSREIIKNYFSAPEIYAIVLKETMQPVGSIGLMIGSASDKGIPDTEAEIGYWIGVPYWGQGLIPEAVREIMRHGFDDLSLEKLWCGYFDGNTKSRRVQEKCGFRYHHTKENVPCALEGVLRTEHITCLSKEEWISFK, from the coding sequence ATGATTTTAGAAACGGAAAGATTGATTCTTCGCCCATGGGAGGAAAGAGACGCCCATGATTTATTTCAATATGCCAGTAATCCAGAAGTTGGTCCGATTGCAGGTTGGCCAGTACATACCAGTGTTGAAAACAGTAGGGAGATTATAAAAAATTATTTTTCAGCACCTGAGATATATGCCATTGTTTTAAAAGAAACGATGCAGCCAGTGGGTAGCATAGGATTGATGATTGGCTCTGCAAGTGATAAAGGGATTCCGGATACTGAGGCGGAGATTGGCTACTGGATTGGAGTTCCCTATTGGGGTCAGGGGCTTATACCAGAAGCAGTTCGTGAGATAATGAGACATGGATTTGATGACTTGAGTCTGGAGAAATTGTGGTGCGGTTATTTTGACGGCAATACAAAGTCACGGAGGGTTCAGGAAAAATGTGGGTTCCGTTATCATCATACAAAAGAGAACGTTCCGTGTGCATTGGAAGGTGTTCTTCGTACAGAACATATAACCTGTCTCTCAAAGGAAGAGTGGATTTCGTTTAAGTAA
- a CDS encoding putative ABC transporter permease subunit, translating into MSNIWILLKAQLINFFPINEIRDSRNKKQSSMAIASFGIITLSLFCFVYNIITAKTLVHVGQQNLIPAYMVSVSSFSILFLTVFYSNGILFGSRDMEILQSLPVKSSYIITSKFMFMYLLNFLIGLMFMLPGGIIWGFNGSLNLLQIILYFTSIIFAPLIPMCIAACMGLVIVVASSFFKRKNVISLIFSFAMLGIIGYFALSALQSGDESSIGVTLAKQITGLYPISRLFMSYYNFPMYYGMGFYIVLSIVVFYLFVKIASLKYGLLNTLANTKSSYANDKVSYERKSVFFSLYQKELGRFLSSYMAVLNAGLGVILLCVFSICFLFNSVGQIGNSAGIENINEYLSNLAPVFIASMLSLSCPAASSISLEGKNIWILKSSPVEVKTILNAKIAVNLTLHLIGYMISVSVFMLKLDMSPIQVMNLVIVPICYSLFIMVIGISLNKKYPNYDWDSEMIVVKQSLPVIVTGIISMITLITPILLNWFFNLPIIFVLQAVSVILLAISFRVYIKMTKLNFI; encoded by the coding sequence ATGAGTAACATTTGGATACTGCTTAAAGCGCAATTGATTAATTTCTTTCCTATTAACGAGATTAGAGATTCACGAAATAAAAAACAAAGTTCAATGGCTATTGCGAGTTTTGGCATAATAACTCTTTCCTTATTTTGCTTTGTTTATAATATAATAACAGCGAAAACATTGGTACACGTCGGACAGCAGAACTTGATTCCAGCATATATGGTATCTGTCTCAAGTTTTTCAATATTATTTTTGACAGTATTTTATTCGAATGGCATTTTATTTGGCAGTCGAGATATGGAAATTCTCCAATCCTTACCTGTTAAAAGTTCGTATATTATCACCAGCAAGTTCATGTTTATGTACTTATTGAATTTTTTAATAGGCTTGATGTTTATGCTTCCGGGTGGAATTATATGGGGCTTTAACGGAAGTTTAAACCTCCTACAGATTATATTGTATTTTACTTCTATAATTTTTGCCCCTTTGATCCCCATGTGTATAGCGGCATGCATGGGACTCGTTATTGTTGTCGCTTCATCTTTTTTTAAAAGAAAAAATGTTATCTCTCTTATTTTTTCATTTGCGATGCTAGGTATAATTGGATATTTTGCATTATCAGCTTTGCAATCAGGTGATGAAAGTAGTATTGGGGTTACTCTGGCTAAGCAAATTACTGGACTGTATCCAATTTCTAGACTATTTATGTCATACTACAATTTTCCAATGTACTATGGGATGGGATTTTATATAGTTCTTTCAATAGTCGTCTTTTATCTATTTGTCAAAATTGCTTCGTTGAAGTATGGACTACTTAATACACTTGCCAATACAAAATCAAGTTATGCTAATGACAAAGTATCTTATGAAAGAAAATCGGTATTTTTTTCCTTGTATCAAAAAGAGCTTGGACGATTTTTAAGTTCTTATATGGCAGTCTTGAATGCTGGGCTTGGAGTGATTCTTTTATGTGTCTTTAGTATATGTTTCCTGTTTAATTCTGTCGGTCAAATAGGAAATTCAGCAGGAATTGAAAATATAAATGAGTATCTTTCAAACTTAGCTCCCGTCTTTATTGCATCTATGCTTTCACTCAGTTGTCCAGCAGCTTCATCTATATCTTTAGAAGGTAAAAATATTTGGATTTTGAAAAGTTCTCCAGTTGAAGTGAAAACGATTTTAAATGCTAAGATAGCTGTCAACCTTACACTTCATTTGATTGGATATATGATTTCTGTATCTGTATTTATGCTGAAACTTGATATGAGTCCTATTCAAGTTATGAATCTAGTTATTGTTCCTATATGTTACTCCCTTTTTATAATGGTAATCGGAATTTCATTAAATAAAAAATATCCCAACTATGATTGGGACAGTGAGATGATAGTTGTCAAACAAAGTCTTCCTGTTATTGTAACTGGAATTATTAGTATGATTACGCTTATTACGCCTATTTTGCTTAATTGGTTTTTTAATCTTCCAATTATATTTGTTTTGCAAGCAGTATCAGTAATTTTACTGGCTATTTCGTTTAGAGTTTATATAAAAATGACCAAGTTAAATTTTATCTAG
- a CDS encoding nitroreductase family protein, producing MNSIIENILTRRSIRTFRGTQISEEDLNTILTAGSYAPNGMGTQSWKFTVIQKTSVLAKVNEAIRLTLISIPVVAETHPYVVSLVEKAKDESSNFLYHAPTFIIVSNLKDNGNSMPDSALAIGNMMLAAHSLGIGSCWLNQLPGLTNMPLIRELLSDLDVPVNHIVYGSVVMGYAAEEPKQAALRKNVVNIIR from the coding sequence ATGAATAGTATAATAGAAAACATATTAACAAGAAGAAGCATACGAACTTTTAGAGGGACTCAGATATCAGAGGAGGATTTAAATACCATTCTAACAGCGGGAAGCTATGCGCCTAACGGGATGGGAACACAGAGCTGGAAGTTTACAGTCATTCAAAAAACCAGTGTACTTGCAAAAGTGAATGAGGCTATTCGCCTAACCCTTATATCTATACCTGTTGTAGCAGAAACGCATCCTTATGTTGTGAGCCTTGTTGAAAAAGCGAAAGACGAGAGTTCAAATTTCCTGTATCATGCCCCTACCTTTATTATTGTTTCTAACTTAAAGGACAACGGAAACTCTATGCCGGATTCAGCATTAGCCATCGGGAATATGATGCTGGCAGCACACTCACTCGGTATTGGTTCCTGCTGGCTAAATCAGCTGCCAGGACTCACAAACATGCCCTTAATCCGTGAGCTTTTATCAGATCTTGATGTTCCCGTAAATCATATTGTTTACGGGTCTGTCGTTATGGGTTATGCTGCAGAGGAGCCGAAACAGGCTGCCCTTCGTAAAAATGTCGTAAATATTATTCGTTGA
- a CDS encoding TetR/AcrR family transcriptional regulator → MRDVKDPEIRRAEIMDAAMLLFMEKGYTNTTTQDIVDKVNISRGLLYYHFKNKEDILYCLVERYSEKLLRDIHVIVYDEDKTAIEKIRAFIDATIISTDNVSAEGTELQKTVDLEENRYMLDKLSHKLIEKLTIYFERIINQGISEKVFSVKYPSETAEFLMTAYVFVSNNIGIKTSKKEPVKDYLNAFKIMLEQNLNTKGLFSN, encoded by the coding sequence ATGCGAGATGTAAAAGATCCGGAAATTCGACGGGCAGAGATTATGGATGCTGCTATGCTCCTCTTTATGGAGAAAGGATATACGAACACAACAACTCAGGATATAGTTGATAAAGTAAATATATCACGAGGTTTGTTATATTATCATTTTAAGAATAAAGAAGATATTCTATATTGTCTTGTTGAACGTTATTCAGAGAAATTACTGAGAGATATTCATGTGATTGTCTATGATGAGGATAAAACTGCTATTGAAAAAATAAGAGCCTTTATAGATGCCACAATAATCTCTACAGATAACGTTTCAGCGGAGGGAACTGAGTTACAAAAGACGGTTGATCTTGAAGAGAATCGTTATATGTTAGATAAGTTATCCCATAAGCTCATTGAAAAACTGACTATATATTTTGAGAGGATAATAAATCAAGGCATCTCAGAAAAAGTATTTTCTGTAAAATATCCATCAGAAACAGCAGAATTTCTGATGACAGCCTATGTTTTTGTTTCAAATAACATAGGTATAAAAACTTCAAAGAAAGAACCTGTCAAAGATTACTTGAATGCATTTAAGATAATGCTGGAACAAAATCTAAATACAAAAGGACTCTTTAGCAATTAA
- the catA gene encoding type A chloramphenicol O-acetyltransferase: MKFNLIDIEDWNRKPYFEHYLNAVRCTYSMTANLEITSLLREIKLKGLKLYPTLIYIITTVVNRHKEFRTSFDQNGKLGYWDSMNPSYTIFHKDNETFSSIWTEYDENFPRFYYNYLEDIRNYSDVMNFMPKAGQPANTINVSSIPWVNFTGFNLNIYNDATYLIPIFTMGKYFQQDNKILLPMSVQVHHAVCDGYHTSRFFNEVQELVSNFETWLGEK, from the coding sequence ATGAAATTTAATTTGATAGATATAGAGGATTGGAATAGAAAGCCATACTTTGAGCATTATTTAAATGCGGTAAGGTGCACTTACAGTATGACTGCAAATTTAGAGATAACTAGTTTACTGCGTGAAATTAAACTTAAGGGCCTGAAACTGTACCCTACGCTTATTTATATCATCACAACTGTAGTTAATCGTCACAAGGAGTTCCGCACCAGTTTTGATCAAAACGGTAAGTTAGGATACTGGGATAGTATGAACCCAAGTTATACTATCTTTCATAAGGATAACGAAACTTTTTCAAGTATTTGGACAGAGTATGACGAGAACTTCCCACGTTTCTACTATAATTACCTTGAGGATATCAGAAACTATAGCGACGTTATGAATTTCATGCCTAAGGCAGGTCAACCTGCTAACACAATTAATGTGTCCAGCATTCCTTGGGTGAATTTTACCGGATTCAACTTGAATATATATAATGATGCAACATATCTAATCCCTATTTTTACTATGGGTAAGTATTTTCAGCAGGATAATAAAATTTTATTACCTATGTCTGTACAGGTGCATCATGCGGTTTGCGACGGTTACCATACCAGCAGATTTTTTAATGAGGTACAGGAATTAGTCTCAAATTTTGAGACATGGTTAGGAGAAAAATAA
- a CDS encoding GrpB family protein, producing MFIRVVPYDPFWEVEYENESQMIRNILKDILVEIYHIGSTAVKGLSAKPIIDIMPVVTNISLVDKHNEEFVAIGYECMGEFGVERRRYFRKGGDNRTHQIHIFEQSNHKDINRHIAVRDFLRTHPDIALEYGELKMKLAFRFPDDIEGYVRMLL from the coding sequence TTGTTTATACGAGTAGTTCCGTATGACCCCTTTTGGGAAGTAGAGTATGAAAATGAATCACAGATGATAAGGAACATATTGAAGGATATATTGGTGGAGATTTACCATATTGGTAGTACAGCAGTTAAAGGGTTATCCGCTAAGCCAATCATTGATATAATGCCTGTAGTGACAAATATTAGTTTGGTTGATAAGCATAACGAAGAATTTGTAGCCATTGGATATGAGTGTATGGGTGAATTTGGTGTTGAAAGACGGAGATATTTCCGCAAGGGTGGCGATAATAGAACACACCAGATTCATATTTTTGAGCAAAGCAATCACAAAGATATTAATAGGCATATAGCGGTAAGGGACTTTCTGCGTACACATCCTGACATCGCTTTAGAGTATGGTGAATTAAAGATGAAACTGGCTTTTCGATTTCCAGATGATATTGAAGGCTACGTAAGAATGCTTTTATAA
- a CDS encoding class I SAM-dependent methyltransferase: MIDKSNKKFWDKFAKLYAPFMKKDKGVYDKVCEYIRPHLNKDMEVLELACGSGQLSFNLSKHTKSWIGTDFSEQMIKEAKKRGEYENLTFETADAVSLSYSHEKFDCVLIANALHIMPKPDEAMKEIYRVLKPNGTLFAPTFLWKEGKQRKMIKSLMSILGFKMYQEWDKKEFEDFIKEYGFSVVEMKLAHGGLAPIGVMIAQKVA; this comes from the coding sequence ATGATTGATAAAAGCAATAAAAAATTTTGGGATAAATTTGCTAAGCTATATGCTCCTTTCATGAAAAAAGACAAAGGAGTATATGATAAAGTTTGCGAATACATTCGTCCTCATTTGAATAAAGACATGGAGGTACTTGAACTTGCTTGTGGCTCAGGACAATTATCGTTTAATCTTTCAAAGCATACGAAAAGTTGGATTGGCACAGATTTTTCCGAACAAATGATTAAGGAAGCTAAAAAGCGTGGGGAATACGAAAATCTTACATTTGAAACAGCCGATGCAGTATCATTATCCTATTCGCATGAAAAATTTGATTGTGTGTTAATTGCTAATGCACTTCATATTATGCCTAAACCGGATGAGGCGATGAAAGAAATATATAGGGTGTTAAAACCTAATGGGACTTTGTTCGCCCCCACTTTTCTATGGAAAGAGGGAAAACAAAGAAAAATGATAAAAAGTTTGATGTCTATTTTAGGATTTAAGATGTATCAAGAATGGGATAAAAAGGAATTTGAAGATTTTATTAAAGAATATGGATTTTCAGTAGTTGAAATGAAATTGGCACATGGAGGTCTTGCACCGATTGGTGTGATGATTGCTCAAAAAGTGGCTTAA
- a CDS encoding ABC transporter ATP-binding protein yields MLEIKNFSKSYGDKKVVDNLSISVQPRDIYGFIGANGAGKTTTIKAVVGIHDFEDGSIIINGHSIKEEPVICKKMMAYIPDNPDLYEHMTGLQYINFIADLFEIPTKIRKERIQKYGDLFDMTDHLSGIISSYSHGMKQRTAIISALVHSPKLLILDEPFVGLDPKATFLLKKIMHECVSDGGAIFFSTHVLDVAEKLCNKIAIIKNGKLIASGNTGDVKGDESLEAFFMEVQNNE; encoded by the coding sequence ATGTTAGAGATAAAGAATTTTAGTAAAAGTTATGGGGACAAGAAGGTTGTGGATAACCTATCTATTTCAGTACAGCCTAGAGATATTTATGGTTTTATTGGAGCAAATGGTGCAGGCAAAACGACAACGATAAAGGCAGTTGTCGGTATCCATGATTTTGAAGACGGAAGTATAATTATCAACGGTCATTCTATTAAAGAAGAACCTGTTATTTGTAAAAAAATGATGGCGTATATCCCAGATAATCCAGATTTGTATGAACATATGACAGGACTTCAATATATTAATTTTATTGCTGACTTGTTTGAAATTCCTACAAAAATACGCAAGGAGAGAATACAAAAATACGGTGATTTATTTGATATGACTGATCATCTTTCGGGGATTATTTCTTCATATTCACATGGAATGAAGCAACGAACAGCCATTATTTCTGCACTTGTACATTCTCCCAAACTGTTGATTTTAGATGAACCTTTTGTTGGGCTAGATCCCAAAGCAACTTTCCTACTAAAGAAAATTATGCATGAGTGTGTTTCAGATGGAGGTGCTATTTTCTTTTCAACCCATGTATTGGATGTTGCGGAAAAATTATGTAATAAGATTGCCATTATCAAAAATGGAAAGTTAATTGCAAGTGGCAATACAGGAGACGTCAAAGGTGATGAATCATTGGAGGCATTTTTCATGGAGGTGCAGAACAATGAGTAA
- a CDS encoding DUF1648 domain-containing protein, producing the protein MKNRLLKDILVLLGMMVIIVIICGFLPEKVPIHFNAKGVADMFANKYYLLLATVIPYSAYWKFVRESDNKKIK; encoded by the coding sequence ATGAAAAATAGACTGTTAAAAGATATTTTGGTTTTGTTGGGAATGATGGTCATCATAGTCATTATTTGTGGGTTTCTCCCTGAGAAAGTTCCTATTCATTTCAATGCAAAAGGAGTAGCAGATATGTTTGCAAATAAATACTATCTTCTACTAGCTACAGTCATCCCTTATTCTGCATATTGGAAGTTTGTTAGGGAAAGTGATAATAAAAAGATTAAATGA
- a CDS encoding DinB family protein, which produces MRDIEIKENILFQIDMCWQLYLYHTENLKETEALWTFSPMGLQIRRQDDGWSIDWPEIESYEIGPSSIAWIMWHIIYWWRTTLDYNFGDGTLKKEDITWPGSVEKAKEEIKTLHDKWVEKLINMSDAEYQSQQYAKWPLEGRSFADTALWLNGELMKNVAEIGYGRFLYAACKK; this is translated from the coding sequence ATGAGAGATATCGAAATAAAAGAGAATATACTATTTCAGATAGACATGTGCTGGCAACTTTATCTTTATCACACAGAGAATCTAAAGGAGACAGAGGCACTTTGGACATTCAGTCCCATGGGTCTGCAGATAAGAAGGCAAGACGATGGATGGAGTATAGATTGGCCTGAAATCGAAAGTTACGAGATTGGACCGTCCAGTATTGCATGGATTATGTGGCATATTATATATTGGTGGCGCACTACGTTAGATTACAATTTTGGAGATGGTACCTTGAAAAAGGAAGACATTACTTGGCCTGGAAGTGTTGAAAAAGCAAAAGAAGAAATAAAAACTCTTCATGATAAATGGGTTGAAAAATTAATCAATATGTCGGATGCAGAATATCAATCACAGCAGTATGCAAAATGGCCACTTGAGGGTAGAAGCTTTGCTGATACTGCATTATGGTTAAATGGAGAATTGATGAAAAATGTAGCCGAAATAGGTTATGGACGATTTCTATATGCAGCTTGTAAAAAATAG
- a CDS encoding GntR family transcriptional regulator: MKHHLYLQIASKLRTKILRGDYAPEQQIPSIRRLAENEKCNPATVQKAMKVLEEQNLVTSCGTLGYFVIASEQEIKEIRYQESNKLVKILFEKLGELGFSEDEIVNLFFRKDA; the protein is encoded by the coding sequence ATGAAACACCATCTATATTTACAAATTGCATCAAAATTAAGAACGAAGATTTTAAGAGGTGATTATGCACCTGAACAACAAATTCCTTCAATAAGGAGATTAGCAGAAAACGAGAAGTGTAATCCGGCAACTGTCCAAAAAGCAATGAAAGTTCTCGAAGAACAGAATTTGGTTACTAGCTGTGGAACATTAGGATATTTTGTCATAGCAAGCGAGCAAGAAATAAAAGAGATAAGATATCAAGAATCTAACAAGCTAGTTAAAATTTTGTTTGAAAAACTTGGTGAGCTAGGCTTTTCAGAAGATGAGATTGTCAATTTATTTTTTAGAAAAGATGCTTAG